From Streptomyces sp. SAI-135:
GCGGTACGCGGCGAGGAGTTCACCACCGGCGGCGGCGAGGTGGTCGAAGACGTCCGGGTTGCGCTCTATGACCGGCTCGACCGCGGCCTTGGCCTGCTGCACGACCTGCCTGACCATCTGCTGGGCGGCGGGCCCGGCGATGCTCCCGAGCAGCGGGGACTGGAGGCCGGACAGCTTCTCGGCGACGTTGTCGACGAGCTTGCGCAGCTCCTCGGCGGCCGAACCCGGGGGCGGGCCGTACTGGGTGCGGCGGCGGGCCTTCTCCGCCTCGAGGTCCTCCGCGACCGCCGTCGCCCACGCGTCGGCGTCGGTCGCCCGTACCTCGTCCTCGGCGTCCGCGGGCTCGCGGTCCGCGGCGTCGGACGGGGGGAGCTCTTCGCTCATGACGACCTCCTGACTACGGTTCGTCCCTCCGACGTTACCCGAATGGGCGTACCCGGTTCACGGGGTGCGGGGCCACAGATCCGGGTCCGGCGCGAACCTGATCCGCAGCTCGTCCTCGCGCAGGGCCGCGCCGGCGACGGTGCAGCGGCGCAGGGCCGAGGGCAGCGGGACGATCCGGCGGAACTGCCCGGCGCTGACGACGAGTTCGTCGCCCCGCCGGACCAGGTCGAGCTCGTCGCGGACGGCGCCGGACAGCGGGATGCGCCAGACGAGGACGCCGTCCTCGGCGAGCTGGTCGACGACGGGCCACTCGACGGTGGAGGTCGTCGCGTTGACTCCCGGGACGCCGAGCGCGGCGAGGTCGTCGTCGCCGCGCGGGTCGTGGCCGAGATGCGGGACGCTCCGGACGTCGTACGACTCCTGCCACTCCTCCAGGACCTTGCGCTGCTGGGCCACGAGTCCCGGGGGCCAGTCCTCCGGTGCGACGCGGTTGGCGACCAGGGTGTCGGGGCGCAGGCCGCGCAGGGCGAGGGCGAGGCCGGCGGCACGTACGGCGTCGGAGCCGGCGGGGCCGGGTTCGGCGACCAGGCGCACGACGGCCTGCCGGTCGGCGAGGACGGCCTCGACCGCGCCGAGCTCGGTGTCCCAGCGGGCGGCGGTCTCGTACAGCCACTCCGAGGGCATGGGGACACCCGCGAGCCGTCCGAGGACGGGACGCAGGCCGGCGGCCGCCTGGCGCTCGGCGGGCAGCAGCCGGCGCAGGTAGCGGCGCAGTTCCTCCGGCAGGGAGAGCAGGGCGAGGGCCTGCGGGACGGGCGGCAGGTCCACGACGAGCAGTTCGTGCCGCTCGGAGAGCGCGGCGTCGCGCAGGGCGCGCAGCAGGGTGAGTTCCTCCGCGCCGGGGAGGGGAGTGACCTCCTCGGGGTCCAGCCGGGAGGCGCCGAGCAGGTCGAGCACGTTCGAGGCACGGTCCTGGAACCCGGCGAGGTCGTCGCGGAATCCGGCGGTGGCGTCGGGGCGCCAGGCGGTGAGGGCCGGGGTGACCTGGGCGGGGGTCGCGCCGGTCGGTACGCCGAGGATCGTGCCGAGGGTGTCGGTGCGGTCGGCACTCAGCACCAGGGTGCGGGTGCCCTCGCGGGCGGCGGCGAGCGCGGTGGCGGCGGCGACGGTGGTGCGGCCGCTGCCGCCGGGGCCGGTGATCAGGATGGTGCGCATAGGGGTGAACCGTAGTGGACGCCGGAGATGTGCCTCGCTGTGCCGTCTTGTGGCTGCGGGCGCGTCGTGGCTGGTCGCGCAGTTCCCCGCGCCCCCAAGAAGCTGGGTGCAGCTGGGCGATCGACGACTGCACCCACCCAGGGGCGCGGGGAACTGCGCGATCAGCCCCCACCGGCCCGCAGCCGACAGCGAACCGACGAACCCCTATCGCCCCGACTCGACCCGCTTCTTCAGCCCCGCCAGCGCCCGGTCGATGATGACCTTCTCCGCCTTGCGCTTGATCATCCCCAGCATCGGGATCTTGACGTCGACGGTCAGCAGGTAGGTGACCTCGGTCGCCCCCGCCCCCGCCGGCTTCAGCACGTACGAACCGTCGAGCTGTCGCAGCATCTGGGACTTGACCAGCGTCCAGGAGACCTCGTTCTCGCCGGTCCACGTGTAGCCGAGGACCTGGTCGTCCTTGATCGCGCCCGCGTCCATGACCAGCCGGACCTGCTCGGCGCGGCCGGACGCGTCCGTGGAGAGCACCTCCGCCTGCTTCACCTCGCCCGTCCAGTCCGGGTAGCGGGCGAAGTCGGCGATCACGGCCATGACGTCGGCCGGCGCAGCGTCGATCGTGATGCTCGAACTGGTGTGTTCCGCCATCGCCGTGGCTCCTCCAGATACGGTCCGGTGAGGAAGGGTGGTGCGCACGTCTGTGCAGCGTGAAGGCTACCGCGCGGACGGACTCACCATTCCAGCGCCCACGGCTTCCCGCTCCCGGCGAAGTGCCCCACGTTCACGCACTCCGTGGCGCCGATCCGCATCCGGCGGACCAGGGGCTGGTGAACGTGACCGAACAGGGAGTACCGGGGTCTGGTGCGGCGGATCGCGGCCAGCAGCGCCCGGCTGCCCCGCTCGAACCGGCGCGCCACCGTGTCGTAGACCAGTTCCGGCACCTCCGGCGGGATGTGCGTGCACAGCACGTCCACCTCGCCGACCGCCTCGATCTTCGCCGCGTACTCCTCGTCGCTGACCTCGTACGGCGTCCGCATGGGCGTCCGCAGACCGCCGCCGACGAAGCCGAACGTCCAGCCGCCGATCTCGGCCCGCTGGCCGTCGAGCACGGTCGTGCCGGGTCCGGCGTACTCCGGCCACAGCGGCGGCATGTCGACATTGCCGTAGGTCGCGTACGTCGGTGTCGGGAACGCGGCGAACATCTCGGCGTACTGCTTGCGCACCGCGGTCTCGATCACCGAGCCCCGGTCGGCGCCGATGCCGCCCCACAGCCGGGCGCCGAGTTCGCGGGCCTCCTCGAAGCGGCGGGCGGTGCGCAGTTCCACGATCCGGTCGGCGTTCTCCACCCCGAACAGGTCGGGGAAGATGCCCCGGGAGTGGTCGGCGTAGTCGAGGAACAGAACCAGGTCGCCCAGGCAGATCAGGGCGTCGGCACCCTCGCCGGCTCTGGCCAGGTCACGGGCGTTGCCGTGCACGTCGCTGACCACATGGACGCGTGTCTTCCGGTTTCCGGCCGGTGTGGGTGCCATGACGATCAAGAGTAGGCCTGTGCGGCATACGTGAACAGTGCCGACCGGGCCTGCGGTTACTGGCCAGTCAGTAAGCAGGTGGACTACTGTGCGCGAAGAACCCCAATCCGTGTGACGCAGCGAACATCTCGCCGGACCCCCCTGTCGAAGAAGCCATACCGGCGGGTAACGTCCGGGCAGTCCAGTCGTGCTCAGCATTCAATTACTGAATCCCTGAGCACCTGCCCGAGCCTTGGACCGACCGTCGCATCACACAACGTCGTGGCGCCGGCGCCCTATTAGGAGCAGCAGTCTTGCGCGAGTTCAGCCTTCCGGCTTTGTACGAGGTCCCTGCGGACGGCAATCTCACCGACATCGTCCGTAGAAACGCCGCGCAGCATCCCGACGTCGCCGTCATCGCCCGCAAGGTGGGCGGTCAGTGGCAGGACGTGACGGCGACGGCCTTCCTGGCCGAGGTGCACGCCGCCGCCAAGGGTCTCATCGCCTCCGGTGTCCAGCCGGGCGACCGGGTCGGTCTGATGTCCCGCACCCGCTACGAGTGGACGCTGCTCGACTTCGCGATCTGGTGCGCGGGCGCGGTGACCGTGCCGGTGTACGAGACGAGCTCGCCGGAGCAGATCCAGTGGATCCTGTCCGACTCGGGCGCGACCGCCTGTGTCGTGGAGCTGGACTCGCACCGCGCGGCCGTCGAGTCGGTGCGCGAGAACCTGCCCGCGCTCAAGCACGTCTGGCAGATCGAGGGCGGCGGCATCGAGGAACTGGGCCGCGCGGGCAAGGACATCAGTGACGGGGCCGTCGAGGAGCGCAGCTCGCTGGCGAAGGCCGACGACCCGGCGACCATCGTCTACACCTCCGGCACCACCGGCCGCCCCAAGGGCTGTGTGCTCACCCACCGCAGCTTCTTCGCGGAGTGCGGCAACATCGTGGAGCGGCTGCGCCCGCTGTTCCGCACCGGCGAGTGCTCGGTGCTGCTCTTCCTGCCGCTCGCGCACGTCTTCGGCCGGCTGGTGCAGATCGCGCCGATGATGGCTCCGATCAAGCTGGGCATGGTCCCGGACATCAAGCAGCTCACCGACGAACTGGCCTCCTTCCGGCCGACGCTGATCCTCGGCGTCCCGCGGGTCTTCGAGAAGGTCTACAACTCGGCGCGCGCCAAGGCGCAGGCGGACGGCAAGGGCAAGATCTTCGACAAGGCGGCCGACACGGCGATCGCCTACAGCAAGGCCCTGGACACCCCGTCGGGTCCGTCGCTCGGCCTGAAGATCAAGTACAAGACCTTCGACAAACTCGTCTACAGCAAGCTGCGCGCGGTCCTCGGCGGCCGGGGCGAGTACGCCATCTCCGGCGGCGCCCCGCTGGGCGAGCGGCTCGGGCACTTCTTCCGCGGCATCGGCTTCACGGTCCTGGAGGGCTACGGCCTGACCGAGTCCTGTGCCGCGACCGCGTTCAACCCCTGGGACCGCACGAAGATCGGCACCGTCGGGCAGCCGCTGCCGGGCTCGGTGATCCGGATCGCGGACGACGGCGAGGTGCTGCTGCACGGCGAGCACCTGTTCAAGGGCTACTGGAACAACGAGGCCGCCACGGCCGAGGCGCTGACCGACGGCTGGTTCCACACCGGTGACATCGGCACCCTCGACGAGGACGGCTACCTCAGGATCACCGGCCGCAAGAAGGAGATCATCGTCACCGCGGGCGGCAAGAACGTCGCCCCGGCCGTGATCGAGGACCGCATCCGGGCGCACGCGCTGGTCGCGGAGTGCATGGTGGTGGGCGACGGGCGGCCGTTCGTGGGCGCGCTGGTCACCATCGACGAGGAGTTCCTGGGCCGTTGGGCCGAGGAGCACGGCAAGCCGGCGGGTTCCACCGCGGCATCGCTGGCCGGGGACGCGGACCTGAACGCGGCGATCCAGGCCGCGGTCGACGACGGCAACGCCGCGGTGTCGAAGGCGGAATCGGTGCGGAAGTTCCGCATTCTGTCCTCCCAGTTCACGGAGGAGACGGGCCACCTCACGCCGTCGCTGAAGCTGAAGCGCAATGTGGTGGCGAAGGACTATGCGGACGAGATCGAGGCGATCTACGCCAAGTAGTACGCCTCCTGACGGCTCGTCATGGCGCGGTGTCCTCCACGAGGACCCGCGCCATCGTCCGTTCGGCGAGCGCGGTGATGGTGACGAACGGGTTCACCCCGATGTTGCCGGGGATCAGCGAGCCGTCGGTGACGTAGAGCTTCGAATAGCCCTTCACCCGGCCGTAGTTGTCGGTGGCCTTGCCCAGCACGCAGCCGCCCAGCGGGTGGTAGGTGAAGTCGTCGGCGAAGACCCTGCTGGGCGAACCGAAGAGGTCGTACCGGTAGATGGTCGAGTTGGCGGCGTTGATCCGGTCGAAGAGCTTCTTGGCCATGCCGGAGGAGACCGCGCTCTGCGCCGCGCTCCAGTCGAGGCCCAGCCCCCCGCTGCCGTACGAGAACCTGGCGCGCTGCGGGTTCTTGGTGATCGCCAGGTACAGGCTGACCCAGTGCTCCAGTCCCGTGGGCAAAGGCGCGATCTCGGCGAAGACGGGGTTGTCGGTGTTGGCCCAGTCGTCGATGCCCATGACCGGCATGGTCGACTGGTTGGCCCCGACGGTGTCCCACAGGTGGTTGGCCCGCCCCAGCATCGTGTTGCCGTTGGGCCCCCAGCCGGCCCCGACGCTCGCGTCCAGCGCCGGGAGGGCGCCCGACTGCCGTGACCGGAGCAGGAGTTCACTGGTTCCGAGGCTGCCGCCGCCGAGGAACAGATAGGTGCAGCCGTACTGCTTGGTCTCGACGACCGCGCCGGTGTAGTCGATGCGGTCGGCGGTCAGCACCCAGCCGCCGTCGCTCGCCCGGCTGATGCCGGTGACCTTCTCCAGGGTGTGGATGGTGACGTTGCCGGTGCCGAGCGCGGACGCCAGATACGTCTTGTCGAGGCTCTTCTTGCCGAAGTTGTTGCCGTAGATGACCTCCTGTCCGAGGGCCGACCTGGTGGCGGTGCCGGCGGCCTCGCGCTGCATGTGGCCGAAGTCGTAGACGCTGGGCACGAAGGTGGTCTTCAGGCCGGTCCTCTGGGCGTGCTTTCGGGAGACCCGGCTGAACCGGTACCACTCGGTCGACTCGAACCAGGCCGGGTCGATGGTGTTGACGCCGAGCATGGCGCGGGCGCGCGGGAAGTACGTGCCGTACATCTCCGCGGTGTCGACGGTCGGGAACTGCTCGGCGAAGTAGGACTGGAGCGGGGTGACCGCCATCGAGCCGTTGACCAGGGAGCCGCCGCCGACCCCGCGGCCCACGAAGACGGACATGTCGGAGAAGCGGACGCGGTCCAGGACGCCCGGGTAGGGGGTGATGTCCTTGTTGACGACGTCCAGCCACAGGAAGGTCGCCAGCGGGGCCTCGGTGCGGGTGCGGAACCACATGGAGCGCTGGTCGGGGTCGGCGGTGTTGCAGAAGACCTTGCCGTCGGAGCCGGCGGTGTTCCACAGCCGGCCCATCTCCAGGACCAGGGTGCGGATGCCCGCCTGTCCGAGGCGGAGGGCGGCGACGGAGGCGCCGTAGCCGGAGCCGACGACGATGGCGGGCGCGGACTCGACCGCGGCGGGCTCGTCCGCACGGGCCGACTGGAGCCCGACGCGGGTGAAGCCGAGAGTGGCCGCCGTCTGGAGGGCGGCCATACCAAGGATCTGACGTCTAGTCAGCTGACGCTGCATCAGTTTTGCTGTCATGGCCGCAGCATGGGCGGATTATCGGCCTCCGGCTATAGCAATGCCTTCAACTTTTCCGCCAACAAGTCCCAGCGCCACTTCTCCTCGACCCACTCCCGCCCCCGCTCCCCCATGCGCCTCCGCAGTTCCGCGTCGCCGAGGAGGACGACGATCCGCTCGGCGGCCTCCTCCGGGGAACCGCCGCGCACGACCCACCCGGTCTCGCCGTCGAGCACGGCGTCCGGGGCGCCCCCCGAGTCACCCGCGACCACCGGGAGCCCGGTCGCCGAGGCCTCCAGGTAGACGATCCCGAGCCCCTCGACGTCGAGGCCGCCCCGGCGGGTCCGGCACGGCATCGCGAACACGTCACCGGCGCCGTAGTGCGCGGGCAGCTCCGACCAGGGCACCGCCCCGGTGAAGCGGACGGAACCGGCGACACCGGTCTCGTGGGCGAGCCTGCGCAGCTCCTTCTCGTACGGCCCGCCGCCGACGATCAGCAGGACGGCGTCCGGCTCCGCGGCCAGGATCCGCGGCATGGCGAGGATGAGGGTGTCCTGTCCCTTGCGCGGCACGAGCCGCGAGACGCACACGACCACCGGCCGGTCCGTGAGCCCGAGGCGCGCCCGCACGGCGTCCCCGCCCGACCCGGGATGGAAGGTCTTCTCGTCGACCCCCGGCGGCAGCTGCACCATCCTCCCGGCGGCCTCGGGCGTCAGCGCGGCGGCGATCCGCGACCGCGTGTACTCCCCGAGGTAGGTGATCGTGTCCGTCGACTCGCCGATACGGCCCAACAGCTGCCGAGCGGCGGGCAGTTGGGCCCACCCCGCCTCGTGTCCGTGGGTCGTCGCCACCAGCCGCCCGGCCCCGGCCCTGCGGAGCGCGGGCGCCATCAGCCCGAGCGGCGCCGCCGCCCCGAACCACACCGACGTACAGCCGTGTTCCCTCAGCAGCCCGACGGCCCTGCGGGTCGCCCCGGGCGTCGGCAGCAGCATGGTCGTGGAGTCCCGTACGACGGTGAAGGGCTGCTCGGCGTCGAAGGCGGCCGTCGCCTGGACGCCCTCCCGGCTCCGCTTCCAGGTGGAGGCGTAGACGACCAGCCGCTCGGGGTCGAGCCGCAGCGCCATGTTGTGCAGGAACGCCTGGATGCCACCCGGGCGGGGCGGGAAGTCGTTCGTCACGATCAGGGTCTTGTGCATCGCCGCAGACCCTACCGAACCGGCTGCTCACAGCCGGGCACGGCCACGTTTATGGCACCCTCACAGGAGAGCGGGACATCATGTTCCCCTCAAGACCGGAAGAGAACGGCAGGGGATCACGTGGAGACGAAGGCCGTGCGGTGGTCCCTGACCGGACTGCTGCTGACCTGGGGCGTGACCAGGCTGCTCCTCCTGCTGTGGGTCTTCCGGGTGTACGTCTTCCCGGGCCCGGACGTCACGAGTGACGTGTCGGTGATCTACCAGGGCTGGTACGACGTCCTGCGCACCGGAACGTTCCCGCAGGAGGACGTGACCTGGCAGTACCCGCCCGCCGCGGCCCTCGCGATCCTCTCCCCCGCGCTGCTGCCCTTCCTGGAGTACACCCAGGCCTTCTTCCTCATGGCCTTCGCCGCGGACCTGGTCGTCCTCCTCCTGCTGCTGTACGCGGGCCTGCGCGACGGGCGGCGGCTGCGGGGGGCCTGGGTGTGGGTGGCGGGCGTACCCCTGCTCGGCCCGACCGTCTACTCCCGCTACGACGTGATGGTGACCGCGGTGGCGGTCGCCGCGGTCCTCGCGGCCGCCCGGCACCCGAAGGTGGCGGGGGCCCTGGTGGGCTTCGGGGCCATGCTGAAGGTGTGGCCGGCGCTGATCCTGGTCGGCATCCGCAGGCGCAGCGTGTGGGCCTCGGCGGCGGTGACGGTCGCGGTGGTGGCCGGACTGTTCTCGGTGTCGATGCCCGGGGCCTTCGCCTTCCTGACCTTCCAGCGGGAGCGGGGCACCGAGGTGGAGTCGCTGGGCTCGCTGGTCTTCCACATCGCCCGCCACCACGGCTGGAACGGCCAGGTGCTGCTGAACTACGGCTCGGTGGAGTTCCTCGGGCCCTGGGTGACCACCGTCAGCACGGCCGCGCTGACGCTGACCGGCATGGCCTTCGGAGTGCTGCTGCTGTGGCGGCTGACGGCCTCCCGGTTCGAGGCGCACACGACGGCCGACGCGGCCCTGGTGGCGGTGCTGATGTTCACCACCACCAGCCGGGTGATCAGCCCGCAGTACATGGTGTGGCTGGTCGGCCTCGCGGCGGCCTGTCTGTGCTTCCGGGCCAGCCGGATGGGGGTGCCGGCCCTCCTGGTGCTGGTGGCGTGCTTCGTGACGGTCCTGGAGTTCCCGATCTGGTTCGCGGACGTGGTGAGCAGCAGCCCCCTCGGCATCACCCTGCTGCTCGTGCGCAACGGCCTGCTGGTCGCCGCCACCGCCCTCGGCATGCGCGAACTGTGGCGGGCGACGGTCCCGAAGCGGACCCCGCCGGCCCCGGTGCCGGATCAGCCCACCGCCCCGGCCCGGGAGACCTCGGCGTCCTCCTGAGCCGCCGGAGTCGTCCGCTCAGGCCAGCTGATCCCGCAGGTACTGACGCCACTCGGTGGTGAAGGACGCCAGGTCGGTGCCGAGTACGTCCGCCATGGCCTCCTCCACCGCTCCCGGGCGCTTCCTGTGTGTGCCCACGGACCGGTAGAACTCGCCCAGCTTCGCCTCGCCCCAGCGGTCCGCGATCAGCCGGCAGGCCAGCCAGCCGCCCTCGTAGGACATCGCGAGGGCGGACGCGCTGCCGCCGAAGCCGAAGTCCGCGTCGGACGGCAGGGCCTTCGGCACCCGGCCCGCGGACACGGCCTCCCCCAGCTCCGGCGCGACCTCGGCCGGGGTGCGCCCGCTGCCCCGGTAGCCGACCCAGTCGGCGTACCCCTCCGACAGCCACAGCGGGGTCGCGGCGGTGGTGGCGGTGCGAGTGGCGACATGGGTGGTCTCGTGGGTGAGCACGACCTGCCTGCCCAGGTTGCCGAGCAGGCCGTAGGCGTCCGGGTTGACGATGATCCGGTCCGCGGGCGCCTGCGCGGGGGCCCCGGTCTCGCCGGTGGTGACGGCCGCGATCCCGCGGTACGAGGAGGCGGGCGAGCCGAGCAGCCCCGCCATGCCGTCCAGGGACCTCGGTACGAGCACGACGACGTGCCGGGACCACGCGGGGCCCCAGGCGTCGGACACGGCGGGCACGGCGTCGTCGGCGAGGTCGGCGAAGGCGTGCAGCCGCTCGCCGGACTGGCCGACACCGAGGACGATGCTGTGCCTGCCGCGGACGACGGTCACCTCGCCCTGGTCCCACAGCTGCTGCGGGGCCTTCTTCGCGGGCTTCTCGTCCTTCACGTACCACCGGCCGGCCGCGTCCAGGGAGAGGGCCAGGGTGCGGGCGACGGTGACGGGCGCCTGGTCGTAACCCTGGACCTGGTAGCGCAGTTCGGCGTCCGCGGTGGCGGTGGCGCCGGTGCGGTGCACTCCGGTGACCTTGTAGGCCCACGAGGCCAGCGGCACCGCGCTGACGTCCTGGAACCAGCTCGCGGCACCGGTCTCGGCCACCGCCGCCCCGTCACGGTCGAGGACGGCCGCCGCCCGCAGGTCGAGGACGTGCTGTACGTCCGCCTCGGCGGCGTCCGTGGCGGTCGGCCGGCCGCCGCAGGCCACCAGCGAGGTGAGCAGCAGGCACAGCACCACCGCACCGTGTTTCGGCACCCGCCGTCGACCAGCCATGTTTCCCGATCGTACGGGTATCGCGGCCGTCGGTCAGGGGCGCGTGACCGTCGCCCCCGGCATCATGCCCACCGGGTCGTAGCGCACCGGGGCGCCGGGGTACGGGGCGTGCACGACCTGGCCGTTGCCGACGTACATGCCGACATGGCTGGCGTCGCCGCGGTAGGTGACCAGATCGCCGGGCCGTGCCTGGGAGAGGGGCACCTGGCGGCCGGCGTGCCGCTGGGCCTGCGAGGTACGCGGCAGGGAGACGCCGGCCTGGGCGTACGACCACTGCATCAGGCCCGAGCAGTCGAAGCCGTTGGGCCCGTTGGCGCCCCACACGTACGGCTTGCCGACCGCGGACTGGGCGGCGGCCACGGCGGCGGCCGCCCGGCCCGAGGGCGCCACGGCCCCCGAGAGGTCGGGCATCGCGGAGCGACCGGAGCGGGAGGCCCGGTCGTAGGCGGCGCGCTCGTCGGACGGCAGGGAGTTGAGCAGCTCACGCGCCCGGGCGAGCTTCTTCTCGACGGTCCGCTTGTGGGCGGCGACGGCCTTGCGGCTCTTCTCCAGTTCGCCGAGTTTGCGGGCCGCCTCGCCGCGCTCCTGGGCGAGTTCGCGCATGGCCTCCTGGAGGTCCTTCAGTTCGCCCGCCTGGTGGGCGTTGATGCGGTCCAGAGCGGCCGCCTTGTCGAGGTACTCGTCCGGGTCGTCGGAGAACAGCAGCGCGAGGGACGGGTCGAGGCCGCCCGCGCGGTACTGGGCCCCGGCCAGTGAACCGAGCCTCTCCCGCATGGCGTTGATGCGCTCCTGCTGGCGGGCGATTCCGTCCTGGGCGGTGCTGACCTCCTCGCGCAGCGAGTCGGCGCGCTCGTCGGCCTCGTTGTAGGCGTCCGTGGCCTGCTCGGCCTGCTCGTAGAGGCGGTCCACCTCGGCCCGGGTGTCGTCGGAGGGAGCGGCGGCGGCCGGTACGGCGCCGAGCGCGGCGGCCGCCGCGGACAGCACGCACAGGGCGGCACCGGCGCCCCGGTTGAACCCGGACGTCTGGACCAGGCGGCGATGGAACCCCACGGAGGCCGCGCTCCTTCCCTTGGCGGACGAGAACGCGGCAGACAGTAGCCCCGGGAACGGGACCCGGCCAAAGACCTCAGGGGGTGCACAAAGTGACGCCCCGCCTCAGACGCAGGTCATGGGCGGGGCGTGGAGTCAGACGAGGTTGTCGCGATTCGCCCGAACGGGGGGCGAGTCGTGGCGATCTTGAGACGCCGAAGGGCTCAGATCCGCACGCCGAACTGGAACGGCATGTTGTTGATCGACTCGTAGCGCACGACGGTACCGGTGCGCGGGGCGTGAATGATCTGGCCGTTGCCCGCGTACAGCCCGACGTGGTGCAGGTCGCCGTAGAAGATGACCAGGTCGCCGACCTTGAGGTCGCTCTGGGAGTAGATGCGGGTGCCGGCGTTGGCCTGGGCCTGCGAGGTGCGCGGGATGGTGATGCCGGCCTGCGCGTAGGCCCAGGAGGTCAGGCCCGAGCAGTCGTAGGAGGCGGTGCCGGTGGCGCCGTAGACGTAGGGCTTGCCGAGCTGGGTCTGGGCGGCGTTGAAGGCGGCCTGGGCCCGGGCGGAGGACGCGGGGGCGTCACCGAGGTCCACGCGCGAGCTGGCGGAACGGCTGGCGCGGGCGTCGGCGGCGGCGAGGGCGGCCTTCTCGGCGGCCGTCAGCGAGTTGAGGAGCTTCTGCGCCTCGGCGAGCTTGCCCTGAACGGCCTTCTTCTGCTTGGCCAGTTCGGCGCGG
This genomic window contains:
- a CDS encoding C40 family peptidase — encoded protein: MGFHRRLVQTSGFNRGAGAALCVLSAAAAALGAVPAAAAPSDDTRAEVDRLYEQAEQATDAYNEADERADSLREEVSTAQDGIARQQERINAMRERLGSLAGAQYRAGGLDPSLALLFSDDPDEYLDKAAALDRINAHQAGELKDLQEAMRELAQERGEAARKLGELEKSRKAVAAHKRTVEKKLARARELLNSLPSDERAAYDRASRSGRSAMPDLSGAVAPSGRAAAAVAAAQSAVGKPYVWGANGPNGFDCSGLMQWSYAQAGVSLPRTSQAQRHAGRQVPLSQARPGDLVTYRGDASHVGMYVGNGQVVHAPYPGAPVRYDPVGMMPGATVTRP
- a CDS encoding C40 family peptidase, whose product is MASHRRPKQPSRTRVTVLTTAAAAAVALSANAANAAPSEKPSKDEVKAKVDALYEQAEQATEKLNGAKEKQEKLQKEISTIQDDVARGQDDLNELRDSMGLAAAAQYRTGTIDSSLQLFLSSNPDDYLDKASTADQLSSQQVEALKKIQEKQRELAQDRAEASEKLKDLASTRAELAKQKKAVQGKLAEAQKLLNSLTAAEKAALAAADARASRSASSRVDLGDAPASSARAQAAFNAAQTQLGKPYVYGATGTASYDCSGLTSWAYAQAGITIPRTSQAQANAGTRIYSQSDLKVGDLVIFYGDLHHVGLYAGNGQIIHAPRTGTVVRYESINNMPFQFGVRI